The Paraburkholderia acidisoli genome contains a region encoding:
- a CDS encoding ABC transporter ATP-binding protein: MTTAPPPDAPLVEAHQLTRRDAQRGQTLLAPTEFTLHAGDRAVLTGPSGSGKSVFLRALALLDPLDGGEVRWHGEPVTRTRIVRYRRAIAYLRQRPALLDGTVEDNLRYPYTLAVYRDARFDAGRARALFAAAARSDDFFSRLASELSGGEAQIVALVRVLQLDPEALLLDEPTASLDPESARAVEALVADWYARANAARATVWVSHDPAQAGRVGTRHLTMRAGVLSEAAAAPAGAMP; the protein is encoded by the coding sequence TTGACGACCGCTCCCCCTCCCGACGCCCCGCTCGTCGAAGCGCACCAGCTGACTCGCCGCGACGCACAACGCGGCCAGACGCTGCTCGCGCCCACCGAGTTCACGCTGCACGCGGGCGACCGCGCCGTGCTGACCGGCCCTTCGGGTTCCGGCAAGAGCGTGTTCCTGCGCGCGCTCGCGCTGCTCGATCCGCTCGACGGCGGCGAGGTGCGCTGGCACGGCGAACCGGTCACGCGCACGCGCATCGTGCGCTACCGGCGCGCGATCGCCTATCTGCGCCAGCGGCCCGCGTTGCTCGACGGCACTGTCGAGGACAACCTGCGCTATCCGTACACGCTCGCCGTCTACCGCGACGCGCGCTTCGACGCCGGACGCGCCCGGGCGCTCTTCGCGGCGGCGGCCCGCAGCGACGATTTTTTCTCGCGCCTCGCGAGCGAACTGTCGGGCGGCGAAGCGCAGATCGTCGCGCTCGTGCGCGTGCTGCAACTCGATCCGGAGGCGCTGCTGCTCGACGAGCCCACGGCGTCGCTCGATCCCGAATCGGCGCGCGCGGTCGAAGCGCTGGTCGCCGACTGGTACGCGCGGGCGAATGCGGCGCGCGCCACGGTCTGGGTGTCGCACGATCCCGCGCAAGCCGGACGCGTGGGCACGCGCCACCTCACGATGCGCGCGGGCGTGCTCAGCGAAGCGGCCGCCGCGCCTGCGGGAGCCATGCCATGA
- a CDS encoding ABC transporter permease — protein MNAGVLQNLSLADVAIAALLVFVNGAVSVLLKLDLERRLAWAAVRTVVQLLAIGYVLGWVFAFNRWYVVLPLMALMTLIAGFAGAQRGARSYFGQRVDSIVSIWLSAWLVAAIGLFVVIRIRPWYEPQYAIPILGMILGNTLTGVSLGVERMMQELTARRDRVESALALGATRWEAAQASAREAVRAGMIPTLNQMAVVGVVSLPGMMTGQVLAGQSPLQAVRYQIVIMFLIAAASALGTVGAVLLAYRRLFSPEHRFLAARLREREKRS, from the coding sequence ATGAACGCGGGCGTGTTGCAAAACCTCTCGCTCGCCGACGTCGCCATTGCCGCGTTGCTGGTGTTCGTGAACGGCGCGGTCTCCGTGCTGCTCAAGCTCGATCTCGAACGCCGCCTCGCCTGGGCGGCCGTGCGCACCGTGGTGCAGCTGCTCGCGATCGGCTACGTGCTGGGCTGGGTGTTCGCCTTCAACCGCTGGTACGTGGTGCTGCCGCTCATGGCGCTCATGACGCTGATCGCCGGTTTCGCGGGCGCGCAGCGCGGCGCGCGCAGTTATTTCGGCCAGCGCGTGGACAGCATCGTGTCGATCTGGCTGAGCGCGTGGCTCGTCGCGGCGATCGGCCTGTTCGTCGTGATCCGCATTCGCCCCTGGTACGAGCCGCAATACGCGATTCCGATCCTCGGGATGATTCTCGGCAACACGCTCACGGGCGTCTCGCTGGGCGTCGAGCGGATGATGCAGGAGCTGACCGCGCGGCGCGACCGCGTGGAAAGCGCGCTCGCGCTCGGGGCGACGCGCTGGGAAGCCGCACAGGCGAGCGCGCGCGAGGCGGTGCGCGCGGGCATGATCCCCACGCTCAACCAGATGGCCGTGGTGGGTGTGGTGAGCTTGCCCGGCATGATGACGGGTCAGGTGCTCGCGGGGCAGTCGCCGTTGCAGGCGGTGCGCTATCAGATCGTCATTATGTTTCTGATTGCGGCGGCGTCGGCGCTGGGCACCGTGGGCGCGGTGCTGCTCGCGTACCGGCGGCTCTTTTCGCCCGAGCACCGCTTTCTCGCGGCGCGGCTGCGCGAGCGAGAGAAACGGTCTTGA
- a CDS encoding DUF6013 family protein — translation MPCRSSRSTRRRRAALAPCLLVASCALALSASAAFASTPIKVTSQAATDGPIRYTVKVASKSFGNAQETRTLRSGDTDDFTWRTTPPGGAVATPQGCPDYASLPLDANGAMVRQTQVRLAPIVAGDGTATVQVSFRAQTPHGTQSVSNNGAALTCPAVISHSEVAHLKMPTNGSAKTLTLGDGTQITISAQR, via the coding sequence ATGCCTTGCCGCAGCTCCCGCTCCACACGCCGCCGCCGCGCGGCACTCGCTCCGTGTCTGCTCGTTGCTTCGTGTGCGCTCGCGTTGTCCGCGTCCGCCGCGTTCGCCTCGACGCCGATCAAGGTGACCTCGCAGGCCGCCACCGACGGGCCGATCCGTTACACCGTCAAGGTCGCGTCGAAGTCGTTCGGCAATGCGCAGGAAACGCGCACGCTGCGCTCCGGCGACACCGACGACTTCACGTGGCGCACGACGCCGCCGGGCGGTGCGGTTGCGACGCCGCAGGGCTGTCCCGACTATGCTTCGTTGCCGCTCGATGCGAACGGCGCGATGGTGCGGCAGACCCAGGTGCGCCTCGCGCCGATCGTGGCCGGCGACGGCACGGCAACGGTGCAGGTGAGCTTTCGCGCGCAGACGCCGCACGGCACGCAGTCGGTGTCGAACAACGGCGCGGCGCTCACGTGCCCCGCGGTGATCTCGCATAGCGAGGTCGCGCATCTGAAGATGCCGACGAATGGCTCGGCGAAGACGCTCACGCTCGGCGACGGCACGCAGATCACGATTTCGGCGCAGCGGTAA
- a CDS encoding zinc-binding alcohol dehydrogenase family protein: MKAVALTRYLPIDNPEALVDVDLPKPSPTGHDILVKVEAISVNPVDYKVRAPKDKVESAPRVLGWDAAGVVAAVGPEVTLFKTGDTVFYAGDITRPGSNSEFQLVDERIVGRKPASLDFAHAAALPLTAITAWEALFARLNVSAEGKDAGKSVLIFGGAGGVGSIGIQLAKQLAKLTVIATASRPASSQWAKSLGADHVVDHFGDIAAQLQAIGIDGVDYVLIFNDTDANFPAAAQALKPQGGIATIVENDKPIPVELLKAKSAALHWEFMFTRSMFKTPDMIEQHKLLNEVARLVDAGTLRTTVGEVLGPINAANVRRAHRLLEEGRAIGKLVLSGF; this comes from the coding sequence ATGAAAGCCGTCGCCCTCACGCGCTATCTCCCGATCGACAATCCCGAAGCGCTCGTCGATGTCGATTTGCCCAAACCGTCGCCCACGGGTCACGACATCCTCGTGAAGGTCGAGGCGATCTCGGTGAATCCCGTCGACTACAAGGTGCGCGCGCCCAAAGACAAGGTCGAAAGCGCGCCGCGCGTGCTCGGCTGGGACGCGGCGGGCGTGGTGGCGGCGGTCGGTCCCGAGGTCACGCTGTTCAAGACCGGCGACACCGTGTTCTACGCGGGCGACATCACGCGCCCCGGTTCGAACAGCGAGTTCCAGCTCGTGGACGAACGTATCGTTGGCCGCAAGCCCGCTTCGCTCGACTTCGCGCATGCCGCCGCGCTGCCGCTCACGGCCATCACCGCGTGGGAAGCGTTGTTCGCACGCCTGAACGTTTCGGCCGAAGGCAAGGACGCCGGCAAGTCCGTGCTGATCTTCGGCGGCGCGGGCGGCGTGGGTTCCATCGGCATCCAGCTCGCGAAGCAACTCGCGAAGCTCACCGTGATCGCCACGGCGTCGCGGCCCGCATCGTCGCAATGGGCGAAGTCGCTCGGCGCCGATCACGTGGTCGATCACTTCGGCGATATCGCCGCGCAGTTGCAGGCGATCGGCATTGACGGCGTGGATTACGTGCTGATCTTCAACGACACGGACGCGAATTTCCCGGCCGCCGCGCAGGCGCTCAAGCCGCAAGGCGGCATTGCGACCATCGTCGAGAACGACAAGCCGATTCCCGTCGAACTGCTCAAGGCCAAGAGCGCCGCGCTGCACTGGGAGTTCATGTTCACGCGCTCGATGTTCAAGACGCCCGACATGATCGAGCAGCACAAGCTGCTCAACGAAGTCGCGCGACTCGTGGACGCGGGCACGCTGCGCACGACCGTGGGCGAAGTGCTCGGGCCGATCAACGCGGCGAACGTGCGGCGCGCGCATCGGCTGCTCGAAGAAGGGCGCGCGATCGGCAAGCTGGTGCTGAGCGGTTTTTGA
- the serB gene encoding phosphoserine phosphatase SerB: protein MNLVIQSPVPLESVHHKPLLGLARGSRLTPIDEFALRIENAEPAQRGDLDVYCGTHELDYAFVEAGRTLRDFGLVAMDMDSTLITIECIDEIADFCGLKAEVAAITEASMRGEIKDFNESLTRRVALLAGLEASALERVYEERLRLSPGAENMLAGAKAAGLKTLLVSGGFTFFTERLKTRLGLDYTRANTLEIVDGKLTGRVTGEIVNADVKARTLAETCAQIGIEPSRAIAMGDGSNDLKMMGVAGLSVAFRAKPVVREAASVAFNFVGLDGLLRLF, encoded by the coding sequence ATGAATCTCGTCATCCAGAGTCCCGTTCCGCTCGAATCCGTCCATCACAAGCCGCTGCTCGGCCTCGCGCGCGGCAGCCGTCTCACGCCGATCGACGAGTTCGCGCTGCGCATCGAGAACGCCGAACCGGCCCAGCGCGGCGACCTCGACGTGTATTGCGGCACGCACGAGCTCGACTACGCGTTCGTCGAAGCGGGCCGCACGCTGCGTGACTTCGGCCTCGTGGCCATGGACATGGATTCGACGCTGATCACGATCGAATGCATCGACGAAATCGCCGACTTCTGCGGCCTCAAGGCCGAAGTCGCGGCAATCACCGAAGCCTCCATGCGCGGCGAGATCAAGGACTTCAACGAAAGCCTCACGCGCCGCGTCGCGCTGCTCGCGGGACTCGAGGCGAGCGCGCTCGAACGCGTCTACGAAGAGCGGCTTCGGCTGTCGCCGGGCGCGGAAAACATGCTCGCGGGCGCGAAGGCCGCGGGTCTCAAAACGCTGCTCGTCTCGGGCGGCTTCACGTTCTTCACGGAGCGCCTGAAGACGCGTCTCGGCCTCGACTACACGCGCGCGAACACGCTCGAAATCGTCGACGGCAAGCTCACGGGCCGCGTGACCGGCGAGATCGTCAACGCGGACGTCAAGGCGCGCACGCTCGCCGAAACCTGCGCGCAGATCGGCATCGAGCCAAGCCGCGCGATCGCGATGGGCGACGGCTCGAACGATCTGAAGATGATGGGCGTGGCGGGTTTGTCGGTCGCGTTCCGCGCGAAGCCCGTGGTGCGCGAAGCCGCGAGCGTGGCGTTCAACTTCGTGGGACTCGACGGCTTGCTGCGGCTGTTCTGA
- a CDS encoding cystathionine beta-lyase: MKKTDSRALQTRIVHPQDDLTPGFESFAAPVTRASTVVFPNLAAVRALDWRNDAQWRYGLHATPTSTMLQKRLAEIEGGEYALLQPSGLSAISNVYFGLLKSGDDVLIPDNVYSPNRDHGDWLARDFGLTVRYYDPMIGAGIADLIRPETKLIWLEAPGSVTMEVPDVRAITAAARARNVVTAIDNTWSAGLAFKPFEHGVDISVQALTKYQSGGSDVLMGATITADRELYLKIKAARMRLGIGVSVDDCSLVLRALPSMKLRFEAHDRSALALAGWLKTRPEIAAVLHPAFADCPGHEFYERDFTGAGGLFSVVFDERFSAAQIDAFCESLELFALGWSWGGAHSLAMPYDVASMRTAANWPHRGTLVRFYVGLEEEADLRADIEAALAKLGA, encoded by the coding sequence ATGAAGAAAACCGATTCCCGCGCGTTGCAGACGCGCATCGTGCATCCGCAGGACGATCTCACGCCCGGCTTCGAGTCGTTCGCCGCGCCCGTCACGCGCGCCTCGACCGTGGTGTTTCCGAATCTCGCCGCCGTGCGCGCGCTCGACTGGCGCAACGACGCCCAGTGGCGCTACGGCCTGCACGCCACGCCCACGTCGACGATGCTGCAAAAGCGCCTCGCCGAGATCGAAGGCGGCGAGTACGCGCTGTTGCAACCCTCGGGCTTGTCGGCTATCTCGAACGTGTATTTCGGTCTCCTGAAGTCCGGCGACGACGTGCTGATTCCCGACAACGTCTACTCGCCCAACCGCGATCACGGCGACTGGCTCGCGCGCGATTTCGGCCTCACGGTGCGCTATTACGATCCGATGATCGGCGCCGGCATCGCCGACCTGATCCGGCCCGAGACGAAGCTGATCTGGCTCGAAGCGCCGGGCTCGGTGACCATGGAAGTGCCCGACGTGCGGGCGATCACGGCGGCGGCGCGCGCGCGCAACGTGGTCACGGCCATCGACAACACGTGGTCGGCGGGGCTCGCGTTCAAGCCGTTCGAGCACGGCGTCGACATCTCGGTGCAGGCGCTCACGAAATACCAGTCGGGCGGCAGCGACGTGCTGATGGGCGCGACCATTACCGCCGACCGCGAGCTGTATCTCAAGATCAAGGCGGCGCGTATGCGCCTCGGCATCGGCGTTTCGGTGGACGACTGCTCGCTCGTGCTGCGCGCGTTGCCGAGCATGAAGCTGCGTTTCGAGGCGCACGACCGCAGCGCGCTCGCGCTCGCGGGGTGGCTCAAGACGCGTCCGGAAATCGCGGCGGTGCTGCATCCCGCTTTCGCCGATTGCCCCGGCCACGAATTCTACGAGCGCGATTTCACCGGCGCGGGCGGGCTGTTCTCGGTGGTGTTCGACGAGCGCTTCAGCGCCGCGCAGATCGACGCGTTCTGCGAGTCGCTCGAACTCTTCGCGCTCGGCTGGAGCTGGGGCGGCGCGCATAGCCTCGCCATGCCGTACGACGTCGCGTCGATGCGCACGGCGGCGAACTGGCCGCATCGCGGCACGCTGGTGCGCTTCTACGTCGGGCTCGAAGAGGAAGCCGATTTGCGCGCCGACATCGAAGCCGCGCTCGCGAAGCTCGGCGCGTGA
- the bktB gene encoding beta-ketothiolase BktB: MQREVVVVAGVRTAIGDFGGGLKDFSPTDLGARVVREVLSRASVEGDAVGHVVFGNVVHTEPKDMYLARVAALNGGVAQHAPALTVNRLCGSGLQAIVSAAQTILLGDADIAIGGGAESMSRAPYTMPAARFGQRMGDAPLVDMMLGALHDPFQTIHMGVTAENVAKKFGITREAQDALALESHRRAAQAIAEGRFKTQILPVAIKSKKGETLFDTDEHVRQDASPGDFSKLKPVFAKENGTVTAGNASGINDAAAAVVLMSADTARSRGAKPLARLVSYAHAGVDPAYMGIGPVPATQKALERAGITVADLDVIEANEAFAAQACAVTQELGLDPAKVNPNGSGISLGHPIGATGALITVKALYELQRTGGRYALVTMCIGGGQGIAAVFERL; encoded by the coding sequence ATGCAACGCGAAGTGGTGGTGGTGGCGGGTGTACGCACGGCAATCGGCGATTTCGGCGGCGGCTTGAAGGACTTTTCGCCGACCGATCTGGGCGCCCGCGTGGTGCGCGAAGTGCTCTCGCGCGCGAGCGTGGAGGGCGACGCGGTCGGTCACGTGGTGTTCGGCAATGTGGTGCACACGGAGCCGAAAGACATGTATCTCGCGCGCGTTGCGGCCCTCAACGGCGGCGTGGCGCAGCATGCGCCCGCGCTCACCGTGAACCGCCTGTGCGGCTCGGGCTTGCAGGCGATCGTCTCCGCGGCGCAAACCATTTTGCTGGGCGACGCCGACATCGCGATCGGCGGCGGCGCGGAAAGCATGAGCCGCGCGCCGTACACGATGCCGGCCGCGCGCTTCGGCCAGCGCATGGGCGACGCGCCGCTCGTCGACATGATGCTCGGCGCGCTGCACGATCCGTTTCAGACGATCCACATGGGCGTGACGGCCGAGAACGTCGCGAAGAAGTTCGGTATCACGCGCGAGGCGCAGGACGCGCTCGCGCTCGAATCGCACCGGCGCGCGGCGCAGGCGATCGCCGAAGGCCGCTTCAAGACGCAGATCCTGCCCGTGGCGATCAAGTCGAAGAAAGGCGAAACGCTGTTCGACACCGACGAGCACGTGCGCCAGGACGCCTCGCCCGGCGACTTCTCGAAGCTCAAGCCGGTGTTCGCGAAGGAGAACGGCACGGTCACGGCGGGCAATGCCTCGGGCATCAACGACGCGGCCGCCGCCGTGGTGCTCATGAGCGCCGACACGGCGCGCTCGCGTGGCGCGAAACCGCTCGCACGGCTCGTCTCGTACGCGCACGCGGGCGTCGATCCCGCCTACATGGGCATCGGTCCGGTGCCGGCCACGCAGAAGGCGCTGGAACGCGCGGGTATCACCGTGGCCGATCTCGACGTGATCGAAGCCAACGAAGCGTTCGCGGCGCAGGCGTGCGCGGTCACGCAGGAACTCGGGCTCGATCCGGCCAAGGTCAATCCCAATGGCTCGGGCATTTCGCTCGGCCATCCGATCGGCGCGACGGGCGCGCTGATCACCGTGAAGGCGCTGTACGAACTGCAGCGCACGGGCGGGCGCTATGCGCTCGTGACGATGTGTATCGGCGGCGGGCAGGGCATCGCGGCAGTATTCGAGCGTCTCTAA
- a CDS encoding sugar kinase: MTKPAPEVVAPEVLALGEAMVEFNQASPDRPEYLQGFGGDTSNFAIAAARQGARTGFVSAVGDDHFGRLLLDLWAREGVDTATVRVDATAPTGVYFVSHGPGGHAFDYLRKGSAASRVTPRDLPLEAIAAARVLHLSGISVAIGDSACDAALAAVEHARANGVRVSFDTNLRLKLWPLARARAVMNEVLRLTDICLPSWDDVAMLTGLEDRDAIVDYLLTHGARVVALKLGKDGAYVATPGERRVVPGRVVAAVDATGAGDCFGGAYVARLAAGDDPFAAAHYANAAAALSTQGYGAVAPIPYREDVERFMAGTP; this comes from the coding sequence ATGACAAAGCCCGCGCCCGAGGTCGTCGCGCCCGAGGTGCTCGCGCTGGGCGAGGCGATGGTCGAGTTCAACCAGGCGTCGCCGGATCGTCCCGAGTATCTGCAAGGCTTTGGCGGCGATACGTCGAACTTCGCGATTGCCGCCGCGCGTCAGGGCGCTCGCACGGGCTTCGTGTCCGCCGTGGGCGACGATCACTTCGGGCGTTTGCTGCTCGATCTGTGGGCGCGCGAAGGCGTGGATACCGCCACCGTGCGGGTCGACGCCACGGCGCCCACGGGCGTCTATTTCGTCTCGCACGGCCCGGGCGGCCATGCGTTCGACTACCTGCGCAAAGGCTCGGCGGCGAGCCGCGTGACGCCGCGCGATCTGCCGCTCGAAGCCATCGCGGCCGCGCGCGTGCTGCATCTCTCCGGCATCAGCGTGGCGATCGGTGACAGCGCCTGCGACGCCGCGCTCGCCGCCGTCGAGCATGCGCGCGCGAACGGCGTGCGCGTGAGCTTCGACACCAATCTGCGTTTGAAGCTGTGGCCGCTCGCGAGGGCGCGCGCCGTGATGAACGAAGTGCTGCGCTTGACCGACATCTGCCTGCCGAGCTGGGACGACGTGGCCATGCTCACGGGCCTCGAAGACCGCGACGCCATTGTCGATTATCTGCTCACGCATGGCGCGCGCGTGGTCGCGCTCAAGCTTGGCAAGGACGGCGCCTACGTCGCCACGCCCGGCGAGCGGCGCGTGGTGCCGGGTCGCGTGGTGGCCGCCGTGGACGCCACCGGTGCGGGCGACTGCTTCGGCGGCGCGTATGTCGCGCGTCTCGCGGCCGGCGACGACCCGTTCGCCGCCGCGCATTACGCCAACGCGGCCGCCGCGCTCTCCACGCAAGGCTATGGCGCGGTCGCGCCCATTCCGTATCGTGAGGACGTCGAACGTTTCATGGCCGGCACGCCCTGA
- the rimO gene encoding 30S ribosomal protein S12 methylthiotransferase RimO, with protein MVSLGCPKALVDSEQIITQLRAEGYEISGSYDGADLVVVNTCGFIDEAVQESLDAIGEALSENGKVIVTGCLGKKASASGSNLIEEVHPKVLAVTGPHAVGEVMQAVHSHLPKPHDPFVDLVPAAGIKLTPRHYAYLKISEGCNHRCTFCIIPSMRGDLVSRPVAEVMLEAENLFKSGVKELLVISQDTSAYGVDVKYRTGFWNGKPIKTRMTDLVSALGELAAQYGAWVRLHYVYPYPSVDEVIPLMAEGAFKGHVLPYLDVPFQHAHPEVLKRMKRPANAEKVMERVKAWREMCPDLTIRSTFIAGFPGETEEQFETLLDFIREAELDRVGCFAYSPVEGATANELDGALPDEVREERRARFMEVAEAVSAKRLQRKVGKTLKVLIDEINVDGGIGRTAADAPEIDGVVYVAPATKASKRYKVGDFVSVKITGADGHDLWGEV; from the coding sequence ATGGTTTCCCTCGGCTGCCCGAAGGCGCTTGTCGACTCCGAGCAAATCATCACCCAGTTGCGCGCCGAGGGTTACGAGATCTCGGGTTCGTACGACGGCGCGGATCTCGTGGTCGTGAACACGTGCGGCTTCATCGACGAAGCGGTGCAGGAGAGCCTCGACGCCATCGGCGAGGCGCTGTCCGAGAACGGTAAGGTCATCGTCACCGGCTGTCTGGGCAAGAAGGCGAGCGCGAGCGGCTCGAACCTGATCGAGGAAGTGCATCCCAAGGTGCTCGCCGTGACCGGCCCGCACGCCGTGGGCGAAGTGATGCAGGCGGTGCACAGCCATTTGCCGAAACCGCACGATCCGTTCGTCGATCTCGTGCCCGCGGCCGGCATCAAGCTCACGCCGCGTCATTACGCGTATCTGAAGATTTCAGAAGGCTGCAATCACCGCTGCACGTTCTGCATCATCCCGTCGATGCGCGGCGACCTCGTTTCGCGTCCCGTCGCCGAAGTCATGCTCGAAGCCGAGAATCTCTTCAAGTCGGGCGTGAAAGAACTGCTCGTGATCTCGCAGGACACGAGCGCCTACGGCGTGGACGTGAAGTACCGCACCGGTTTCTGGAACGGCAAGCCGATCAAGACGCGCATGACCGATCTCGTGAGCGCGCTCGGCGAACTGGCCGCGCAGTACGGCGCGTGGGTGCGCCTGCACTACGTGTATCCGTATCCGAGCGTCGACGAAGTCATTCCGCTGATGGCCGAAGGCGCGTTCAAGGGCCATGTGCTGCCGTATCTCGACGTGCCGTTCCAGCATGCGCATCCCGAAGTGCTCAAGCGCATGAAGCGTCCCGCGAATGCCGAAAAGGTGATGGAGCGCGTGAAGGCGTGGCGCGAGATGTGCCCCGACCTCACGATCCGCAGCACCTTCATCGCGGGCTTCCCCGGCGAGACGGAAGAGCAGTTCGAAACGCTGCTCGACTTCATCCGTGAGGCCGAACTCGACCGCGTGGGCTGCTTTGCGTACTCGCCCGTCGAAGGCGCGACGGCCAACGAACTCGACGGCGCGCTGCCGGACGAAGTGCGCGAGGAACGCCGCGCGCGCTTCATGGAAGTGGCGGAAGCCGTCTCGGCGAAGCGCCTGCAGCGCAAGGTCGGCAAGACGCTCAAGGTGCTGATCGACGAAATCAATGTCGATGGCGGCATCGGCCGCACGGCGGCGGACGCGCCCGAGATCGACGGCGTGGTCTACGTCGCGCCAGCGACCAAGGCTTCGAAGCGCTACAAGGTGGGCGATTTCGTCTCCGTGAAGATCACGGGCGCCGACGGTCACGACCTCTGGGGCGAGGTCTGA
- the phaR gene encoding polyhydroxyalkanoate synthesis repressor PhaR has product MTTTKKTAERLIKKYPNRRLYDTETSTYITLTDVKQLVLDQEEFKVIDAKSNEDLTRSILLQIILEEESGGLPMFSSPMLSQIIRFYGHAMQGMMGTYLEKNIQAFIDIQNKLADQSKGLYEGNAMNPEVWSQFMNMQAPMMQGMMTSYIEQSKNMFVQMQEQMQNQAKNMFSTFPFKPVTPGGAAAPAQGAPEGGEEEKK; this is encoded by the coding sequence ATGACGACTACAAAGAAAACCGCCGAACGACTCATCAAGAAGTATCCGAACCGTCGGCTGTACGACACGGAGACGAGCACGTACATCACGTTGACCGACGTGAAGCAACTCGTGCTGGATCAGGAGGAGTTCAAGGTCATCGACGCGAAGTCCAACGAGGATCTCACCCGCAGCATCCTGCTGCAGATCATCCTCGAGGAGGAGAGCGGCGGCCTGCCGATGTTCTCGTCGCCGATGCTGTCGCAGATCATCCGTTTCTACGGCCATGCGATGCAGGGCATGATGGGCACGTACCTGGAAAAGAACATCCAGGCGTTCATCGACATCCAGAACAAGCTCGCGGATCAATCGAAAGGCCTGTACGAAGGCAACGCGATGAACCCCGAGGTCTGGTCGCAGTTCATGAACATGCAGGCGCCCATGATGCAGGGCATGATGACCAGCTACATCGAGCAGTCGAAGAACATGTTCGTGCAGATGCAGGAGCAGATGCAGAACCAGGCGAAGAACATGTTCAGCACGTTTCCGTTCAAGCCCGTGACGCCGGGCGGCGCGGCGGCGCCCGCGCAAGGCGCGCCCGAAGGCGGCGAGGAAGAGAAGAAGTAA
- a CDS encoding 3-ketoacyl-ACP reductase, with protein sequence MSERVAYVTGGMGGIGTGICQRLARNGFKVVAGCGPNSPRRAKWLEDQKALGFDFVASEGNVGDWDSTRQAFDKVKADVGEIDVLVNNAGITRDVVFRKMTREDWTAVIDTNLTSLFNVTKQVIDGMVERGWGRIINISSVNGQKGQFGQTNYSTAKAGIHGFTMALAQEVATKGVTVNTVSPGYIGTDMVKSIRPDVLEKIVATIPVRRLGAPEEIASIVAWLASEESGFATGADFSLNGGLHMG encoded by the coding sequence ATGTCAGAGCGTGTTGCGTATGTAACGGGCGGGATGGGCGGCATCGGCACGGGTATCTGCCAGCGCCTCGCCAGGAATGGCTTCAAGGTGGTCGCGGGCTGCGGTCCGAATTCGCCGCGCCGCGCCAAGTGGCTCGAAGACCAGAAGGCGCTCGGCTTCGACTTCGTTGCCTCGGAAGGCAACGTGGGCGACTGGGACTCGACGCGCCAGGCGTTCGACAAGGTGAAGGCCGACGTCGGCGAGATCGACGTGCTGGTGAATAACGCGGGCATCACGCGCGACGTGGTGTTTCGCAAGATGACGCGCGAGGACTGGACGGCCGTCATCGACACGAACCTCACGAGCCTCTTCAACGTGACGAAGCAGGTGATCGACGGCATGGTCGAGCGCGGCTGGGGCCGCATCATCAACATCTCGTCGGTGAACGGCCAGAAAGGCCAGTTCGGGCAAACCAACTACTCCACCGCCAAGGCCGGGATTCACGGCTTCACGATGGCGCTGGCGCAGGAAGTGGCCACCAAGGGCGTGACCGTCAACACCGTGTCGCCGGGCTATATCGGCACGGACATGGTGAAGTCGATCCGCCCCGACGTGCTCGAAAAGATCGTTGCGACCATTCCCGTGCGCCGCCTCGGCGCGCCGGAGGAAATTGCCTCGATCGTCGCGTGGCTCGCCTCGGAAGAGTCGGGTTTCGCAACCGGTGCTGACTTCTCGCTCAACGGCGGGTTGCACATGGGCTGA